In Camelus dromedarius isolate mCamDro1 chromosome 7, mCamDro1.pat, whole genome shotgun sequence, the sequence CTCCCGGACCGCGGCCCCGTAGGTGGGGCTGGCGCAGAGCGGGTTGCTGAGCCGGGCCAGCGGGTCGCGGAGCCGCAGGCACTCGAGGCCCCGCAGCCCCGCCAGACACTGCAGCTGCCCGGGGCCGGCCAGCAGGTTGCCGGCCACGTTGAGGCTCTGCAGGTTCTCGCAGGCGGCCAGGGGCTCCAGCCCCGTCAGCCGGTTGTTGGCGACGTTGAGCACAGCCAGCTGGCGCAGGGAGGCCAGCGGGCCCAGCTGGGTGAGCGCGTTGCCCGACAGGTCCAGCCACTCGAGGCCCAGGCACTCCCCCAAGCAGCCCAGGtccaccagccccaggccccgCAGCTTCAGCAGCAGGATGGACTCCAGGGCGAACTCGCCCGAGCGTGACTTGAGCAGCTGGGGTGTGACGCGCACCCCATCAGCCTCACCTGGCTTCTCACCCCGAGGCTCCATGAGACAAAGTGGGCCACCTAGGCCCTGGCAGGTCCGTCCCTGGGATGTAGGTGCCACTGGAGGTCAGCTGGCTGCTCTCCCTGAAGGAGGCCTGTTTCCAACACCCCGACTCACAGGCCTGCAGGTCCCTGAGGAGAGACAATGACATAGTCAGCGGGCCTCCGAGCACCTCCGTGACCACCCAGCCTCTACCGCCAGGGCCAGAAACCTAGATGGCCCAGCATGATGTGAGGACTCAAGTCCAAGGCAAAGGAGGGCAAAGAGCCCCTTAGAGAGAGGTGGGTGGGCACAGGCCCCCACCTAAGGGGGGCCCCCGACTTGGCTCTGGGGGTCATGGCCATGCTGGATGGAATTCAGGCCCAATGTTGccaattattcccattttccaaatCTGCACTCAGGCACAATCGcggtattttcctttcttggtAACCACTCATGATTATCTGTTATTATTTCTGAGGTGCttctttttaaccatttaaatttatttttgaatagatAACAGGTCACCATCATCGCTGATCTTGTTTCCTTCCTGGGAGAGCTATGCATTTGCAAACACAAAGTAGAGCACGCTGGGCCTTGCTTTATTCGCCCGAATGTATTCTGgactcaatttttcttttaagcaatGAATTCAAAATGGTTTCCGGGTTCCATGGGCCAACTTGTAACCTCTGGTTGCAGCTGTGGGGCCTGAAGGCTCAGCCTTCAGTcccagatgaggcaactgagggaCGGCAGACGCCCGGGGAGTAGGCGGCAACactgccaggccccaggccttTGCTACCGctacccccgcccccgcccgcccgccggcccgcCCGGGCACTGGCTCTTCACTCCGCCGTCCACAGAACAGCATTTCTCTGGATGCCAGATAACACGGTTCCAACTGCAAACATGACATCATTTCCAAAGTGGGCAAAGGGGGTCTGGGGAGGGCAGGCCAGGCAGTCAAGGAAGCCATcttggagggaggggcagggtggcACCTATGTTAGCTCCAGAAAGGCAAGGGAAGGAGGGGACTTTCAAGTCACCAGGGGCCACAGAAGCCGAAGTGCCAGTGCAAGACCAGCCGTGACAgaggaggcctgggggtgggtTGCTGGCGATGTTGAGCACAGAGGGGTCAGGGTTTAGGCGAGAGGAAAACAAGCAGGGACTTCTGCTCCAAGTGGCAGCTCCCCAACCCAGCAGACGCCGGccaggcccaggccaggccaggccaggcagggtGACGCCTGCAGAGAACCAAGGGGCCTTTCACTCCCGCTGTTTACAAAACCCACCGGGGCTGGAGTGTCCGCCAGGCCCAAGCTGCGTTTCTATAGTAACGTCACTTTCCATTCCCCCTCCTAGGAAACCAGACCCAAAGCTCCTCCCACACCCcactcctccagccctggggagctggggaggctgCTAACGTATCTGGCCCCAACCCTCCCACCCCACGTCTGAGAAAGGGGTCCCCCATCTTTACCCAGCACCCCCCTCGTGGGCAGCAGTCCAGCTCCTTCATTTCCACCAGAGTTTCTTGCCAAAAGGCATTGGAGGCACCTGAAGAAGCCTGGCTCATTCTCCGCAGGAGCATCTGCTGGGGTTTGTCAGCAGGGAGTGACGCAGTCCCCTCTGCATCTGGTTACACCTGCTCTGGCctgtagggtggggtggggcacgAGGGGCACCAGACCCTGAAAACATGCCATAAAAGCACTAGCAAGTGATAAGGACCCCGCCAAAGGCAACgagagatggagaggagggagaacACGTGCTTGGGACCTGGCCACGTGACCAGACGCACAGCTCCTACCTCCCACGCAGCTGGGACAGGCAGGGTGGGGGCAAGAAGACTTAGCTGGGACAAGGCTATAGGGTGCCTGTGGCATCGGCCTTAGGAGGCAGGTGCAGATCCACCCaccatgtgagcacacagcacACCAGGCCAGCCTTAAGGGGACACGGGCTTCTTTCAGTTATCTGTGGACCTTACTCTAGGAGGATGGCTATCCTCCCAGCCATACTATTTTGGGGGTGAAAGTGGTCAGGAACCCCTGGAGTACACTGGGTCCAAATGAGAAGAGGCCATCAGGTGGGGCAgtctggggcagaggggaggccaCAGTGGACCACGAGGGTCAGGGAGAGATGCCCTGAGGAGCAGGTTAGTGATGGAGATGGAGGTGGTGGCCCGAAGGGAAGGAAAGAACGAGGGAGCAGGGACAGAATGGTGTACCCGCTGCCCACGGTAAAGCCGGAGGGTAGAGGAATGCTTTCTGCAGAAGAGGAACCAGAGGAGCAGAAAGATCCCACTGGGACTGCAAATCAAGCCTTCTGTGCCCCAAGGTCCTATCTGGTGGGAAATACATGCCCCTCCAGCCCACGGCTCTGTGCCTTCGGTCCTGCACCCTTGTCCGCAGTTAGATGAACAGCACCACAGTCAAAACACGATTTGCCAGTGCATCAACCGTCTCCGTTCTGCTCCTAGTCACTGTCTTACCTCAGATCTGCACACCTCAACAAGGCAAGGGCCCACACACCTGTGCAAACCCAGGTGTACCCAAATGGAGAGGCTAGCAACTGAGAGGAGGCTCTTCACGATGGGAGAATGGCTCAGCCACACCTAACCCTGTCAGCCCTCCTCtctgaaaagcaaggaaatgagcAGAGGCTGTTGGCCCAGTGCGGGTCTGTGAAAAGGACTTAGTTATGTGGATGAGACTATGACCAAGACACAGGTGACATTCAGCTCTCCGGAGGGAGGCCCATCTTCCCTTGTTCAGAGCCAGCTTTTCTGAATCTCAGGTTACCTCTGTAGGAAATGGGCCAGGAAAGGATGCCCGTGAGTCAGGAAGAGTGGGGCAGAGCTAAGTCTAGGAGAGAAAAAGTTCAACTCAGAGCAGCCTCAGGTGGACAGTCACCTGGCAGCTTCGGCGGACTGGGGACCCTCCTCCACCCCATCGCCTCCCGTCCCCGATCTGGCACAGGTTCTTCAACCCTGGCCCTACCACCATTTGGGGCTGGATTGCGTCTGTTGTGGGGTCTGCTCTGGCCATtgcaggatgttcagcagcatgtGTTTTCCACCCACGAGAGGACAGGAACAATTCCCCCTACAGGCTGTGCCAACCAAAACCTCTCCAGAAACTGCTGAATGTCCCCTGGGGAACAAAACTTTtcctgttgagaaccactgctctggagCCCAAGCCCCCAAGACCGTGAAGCTTCTCACCCTCCTCCTTGCACCGACCCCCGTCTTCCTCACATGCTCCCACCCCACTGCCTCTCCATTCCAGCCCCTCACCCTCAGGAACACAGAGCGCGGTTCCGTGACGCCGAACAGCAAGGGGACGGTGCCCCTGCCAAGGACAGCTCAAGGGGATAGTGGCACTGACCATGAGCGGCCCCCAGAACAACTTGGGGTGCATCACATCCCCGCCCCCACCTTACCTACTGCACCCGCATGTGGGAGGCAGGGACAGGATGATGCAGTTTTAAGATGATCTCAGGCGATTCACATTCAAGTCTGAGCCACATGTGCAATttaagggagggaggcagggagggggccggGCTGGTGCAGGGCAGCGCCCTGATCTCATCACCAAATGAGGTTGATACAGAGTCGGGGACGTTACAGAGCACAGCCTCAGTCCTGGCCTCTCCTCCAGACACCCCTCGCCTCTCATCACAGGGAGCCGGTGACACACACCCTCTCCAACGGCTGGGACAGGAGATGCGACCTAAGCAGTGTGGAGGCCAGACCTGACTTCCAGTCACGCTGCTCCAACCACTGAACATGATCTGTACGAAGCTTTATTCAAGAAGATGCCACAATGACAccgttaaaatgaaaatacaccaTGCTAAGTAGGACAGGGTATGATCTCAaagtaaaaaaaggaaatatgtttAAGTAGTAACAGAGGCCATCTGAATGAAAGGATGACTGTGAATTTCTCCAGCTCCTCGTGTTCTCAGTAACTTCCGAATGTCCTGCAGTGAATtagtcacagtgacacaggggaAGCAAGGGGACAGGCCTCCCAGGCTCACCCCCACAGCCAGGGCCACAGTGCAGATTAGGCCTTGGTGCCTCGCCCTGCGTCTCCCCACCTTCCGTCTCATCGCCATGTCCCCTGGTGACCCAGCACCTTGGGAGAGCTAGACTCGCGTCTTGTGGGGTGGGACGGGCCACCCCCCACACCCCTACCTcgccttttccttcttctccaccgGATCCCCCCAGTGCCTGGTCCCACGCCCTCAGGTCCTGCCCTGGCCCCAAAAGAACTCAGGCCAGGCTGTTCCATTCCTAGGATATACATCTTTCCTTGCTTCCTGAGGTGTTCACTATAGAAAGGAAGAAACCCCAAGGTTTCTGGGGGTCTGCAAACTACAGGTAAAAATGACAGTGTGAGGACTGGGGGGTCTCAGCTCTCCTCAGTCACATGCCCTCAGCTCCCAGCCACCAGAGCTCTGGGGCACTCTGGGATCCAGGGAGAGTACAGGCCCTGAGAAGCCCTGTGTGCCCGTGGGCCCCTTCCTCTTAAAACAGCTCCTCTGTCTCAGCGAAGAGCGCCCACAGTGTCCCCCTGCCCTGGGTGGCTGGGCATATCCCCCCCGCAGCACACACGGCTCCCCTGGCCTCTGGCTGCTCTCAGGGCCCGCACCCCCGACACACACGGACAAGCTGCATGGGGGGCCCTTACTACCCACTGGTATTTTAAAAGAGCACCACAGTTAATAAGCTGTGTAGTACAACTGGGAGTCACCCATGAGCGGAGTAAACCTTTCCACACACACACCGCTGGCCATAAGTCAAGCGGCGGCCAGATGGAAAAGGACACCTCCCTGAAGCGAAAGCAGCCATCTGGCAAGAGGTGAGAAACTGCCCTCATTATTTTCAAACATGTTTAAGGTTCCCGCTGCCCTTGTCTAATGTCCTCCGGTGCAATACTCTGCTTCTTTCCACAGGCAGCTTTTCGGGGCATCAGACCGTGCGGTCAGGCTCACTGGTCTGTTCCACATCAGCCAGGTCTCCACTGGGGAAGATAAGGGGCGGCGGGGTGTAGCTGGGGAAATTCTCCAGGTTGGTCTTCAGGAAGAGAAGATGCTGGATGGCGTCCACTGGGAGAGGGGGGTCATGTTCTGTGATGGTCCGGCTGCCCAGGGAGGCCAAGACACTTGCCGAGAAGGTGCCCGTCGGGGGGCAGGACAGATAGATGGTGGCCAGTCTCGCCAGGGCTGGCCAGACATCCCACCTCTTCTCCCAGTAAGCCAGGGGGTCCTCCTGGGCACCCACCACCTCATTCTCGCGCAGATACTTCTTCACAATGACGCTGGCCTGGTGGTTCTCCATGGAGAGCGAGGCACCACTCCTCCTGGAGGCCAGCAGCCCCACGCTTTCCAGCTGCTCCAGCAGGCTCTTCTCCCTCTGGCCAAACAGCAAAGACTCAGAGGCACTGCCTCTCTGCACAGGGTCCTCTTGGTCCTTTCCCTCTGCCCCGGAGCTCTTGGCCACTCTGCCACTCAAGGCGGCGTCCGCACGCACAGCCCTGGGGCTCTGCAGGGACGGCGAGGGAGGCAAGGAGTATTCCGACACCATGATCTCCTTCACCTTGTACACAAGCACCTGCTTCCAGTGGTCAATGTCGGCCCCCGCGGGCAGGATGGCCTCGATCCTCCCCTTGAAGCGGGGATCCAAGAGGGTCGCCAGCACAAACTCCTCGCGGTGGAAGAGCTCGGTGAGCTGGCCATCAGTGGTCAGCTGCAGGGCCAAGCCCTCAGCCAGCCGCACAGCTGCACCCATCTCCCCAGCGCTCTGCTCCTCAAAGTACCCGCGAACCTGCTCCAGGAAGATGTGCAGGTAGCGCAGCTGGGGCAGCACCAGGCTCAAGGAAGCCTGTGTGGTGCTCGCCTCCAGGACCACCATCTGGAAGGGCCGCAGGAGCTGGACCAGGCTGTCTGTCAGGCTCCAAAACATGGCCGACAGGGCCGTCCCCGCCTTCCCCAGCTGGTGTTTCTCCTCATACTCCTGCAGTGGCCGCTGCTGCTCCACCAGCCACTCCATCAGGTGGTAGGCAGAGACCCAGTGGTCCGAGAGCTCCCAAAAGGGCTGGTGCGCTGGGAGGCCGCACCGCCGCTGCAGCCGGGAGAGGAGCCGCCGGGCCTCTGCGGAGCCTTGGAAGTGGCTGCAGATGGCCCTGGCCGTGCCCAGGATGATCTGGACGCTGTGATGGTGACACAGAAAGCTTCCCACCAGAGAGTCGAGGCAGTGGACAAAGCAAGGGACAGGGATGTAGCCCTCTGTCCTCACCGCCTGCTCCAGGCTGGGGCAGCCACCTGCCACCAGAAAGCCCGGCCTCAGGGAGCCGTGGC encodes:
- the LRRC61 gene encoding leucine-rich repeat-containing protein 61 isoform X2 translates to MEPRGEKPGEADGVRVTPQLLKSRSGEFALESILLLKLRGLGLVDLGCLGECLGLEWLDLSGNALTQLGPLASLRQLAVLNVANNRLTGLEPLAACENLQSLNVAGNLLAGPGQLQCLAGLRGLECLRLRDPLARLSNPLCASPTYGAAVRELLPGLKAIDGERVSGRGSDFYQLCRDLDSSLRPSSGPGPRAREAQPWVEPGYWESWPTPSSAILEEACRQFQATLQECRDLDRQAGDSLAQAERALGPAGTTSSFVF